In Thunnus albacares chromosome 1, fThuAlb1.1, whole genome shotgun sequence, the DNA window agcaggaggagctggctgaccatctgcagagcagtaagaggattttaacagatttaacatgatggaGAGGAAATTGAGGCAACATGGGAGAGGTTTACATGTCAAACTCTGAAGTAAATATGCTGCACACATCTGCATCAGATCAGAGGCTGTTTGTCCTCCACTGATGAGCTCAATAAAACTGACAGTGGAGGAAAAATGATACAGACACATGTTAAGATTTCTTGACTTTCTGTAGGATCCACTCActgatttcatttgttgtttgttcattcagAAACTGTTGCTGCAGAGTGTCGACGtaaactcaagtctaacctgcagaagaagttccagtgtgtgtttgaggggattgctaaagcaggaaacccaacccttctgaatcagatctacacagagctctacatcacagagggagggactgaagaggtcaatgatgaacatgaggtcagacagattgaaacagcgtccaggaaaccagacagaccagaaacaacaatcagacaagaagacatctttaaagcctcacctggaagagatgaaccagTCAGAACAGTaatgacaaagggagtggctggcattgggaaaacagtcttaacacagaagttcactctggactgggctgaagacaaagccaaccaggacatacagttcacatttccattcactttcagagagctgaatgtgttgaaagagaaaaagtacagcttggtggaacttgttcatcacttctttactgaaaccaaaaaaGCAGGAATCTGtaggtttgaagagttccaggttgtgttcatctttgacggtctggatgagtgtcgacttcctctggacttccacaacaatgagatcctgactgatgttacagagtccacctcagtggatgtgctgctgacaaacctcattagggggaaactgcttccctctgctcggctctggataaccacacgacctgcagcagccagtcagatccctcctgagtgCATcggcatggtgacagaggtcagagggttcagtGACCCACAGAAGcaggagtacttcaggaagagattcagagatgaggagcaggccagcaccatcatctcccacatcaagacatcacgaagcctccacatcatgtgccacatccctgtcttctgctggatcactgctacagttctggaggacGTGTTGAAAAGTAGAGAGGGAGGacagctgcccaagaccctgactgagatgtacatccacttcctggtggttcagtccaaactgaagaacgccaagtatgatggaggagctgagacagatcaaCACTGGAatccagagagcaggaagatgattgagtctctgggaaaactggcttttgagcagctgcagaaaggcaacctgatcttctatgaatcagacctgacagcgtgtggcatcgatatcagagcagcctcagtgtactcaggagtgttcacacagatctttaaagaggagagagggctgtaccaagacaaggtgttctgcttcatccatcttagtgttcaggagtttctggctgctcttcatgtccatctgtcATTCATCAAgtctggagtcaatctgctagcagaaaaacaaacatcctgGTGGTCTGAAGTGTTGaaatcaacatgtttttaccagagtgctgtggacGAGGCCTTAAAGAGCCCAAATGGACACCTagacttgttcctccgctttCTCCTtggtctttcactgcagaccaatcagactctcctaGAGGGCCTCCTGAAAGATacaaaaaacagctcacagaCCACTCAGGTCACTATTGAGTACATCAAGGagaagatcagtgagaatcTGTCAACAGAGAGAggcatcaatctgttccactgtctgaatgaactgaatgatcattctctagtggaggagatccaacagtacctgagTTCAGGACGTCTCTCCACAGacaaactgtctcctgctcagtggtcagctctggtcttcatcttactgtcatcagaaaaagatctgcacatgtttgacctgaagaaatactctgcttcagaggaggctcttctgaggctaCTGCCAGTAGTCAAAGCCTCCAAAAAAGCTATGTATGTACACACAGAACTATCCAGATTAATGTAGTTTATTCAGAGGTAGAGCTACAATTTTAGCACAGAGGGTGGAGCATTCTCAAGGGTCCCTTCTGagaacatcatttaaaaatttaaaactgtaaaatagctgaCATAGCCTATCCTATCCATAAACACAAATTGTAACTTATAAAGCCAAGCAAGCCTATGtctaagaaaacatacagtgaagccaTTTTGTCAGACATATGtgttctgaagaacaaaaaaagaaaacaggttgccatgtgtgttcaaatgtttcatattcAGTGTTTCCTATTCAAACTTAAAATAGACACAATGGTCTACATCAATACAAGGcctattcaaatacaaagtagacagtctacaacaccaacagcagtgacacagacagggGCCTAGATGTGGTAAGCATGAAGTCAAACAACAGATTAATCCAATATTCTGActgatttctttaaaaaaaaaaaagtaagttattaaagactaattatggatgtttctCTCACCAGTTGTTgtccctgctcagcctgctgtaGTTTAGAGTAGTCATTTGTGTGTTCCATCATCCTccataaaagaaaataatctgaacaGATTAACAAACTGTACATATTATggtccttttttaaaacttcatcttcctctccttcatggtgGAAAACCTGCCAACCACTTTGTCTTTGCTGTGTGCTAAGCGGGATGTAAACACTGACAAAGTGAGGTTGGATAGTCCTGCCTTATCTGTGCATGAACACAAATAGCTCTTAATGGGCCTCAGATGGCTGAAACCTCATCTTacaagtttcattcaccacatACACAAAAGACATGAATATCTTATATTTTGGATAAGCTTTTCAGCAAAGTTAGTGATAAACTTTGAATTGCTGCTTCTGCAGTCTTCACCTCCACTTCCACTTGTTGctattgcaacccacattgtggttggGGGGCGGATTACATccgtagtgataagaactaccatgGAGAATGAAATTAAGATAGTTAACCTCTACTACTCCTGCTGCACTGCCAAGTTGGGTCATGTACCATGTCCCCAGCAAGGCTACTACTGAGTGTGGGAGCTGGGGCAGCTGCCCTCTCTGCCCCCACAGTTGCTCTGCTTATGACATTATTCTTTGCTCAAGGAAGAAAACTAATGTTTgcaattgttttcttttggcCGGCTCATTCTTCTTCAGGCTGAGcggctgtaacctctcagagagaagctgtgcagctctgtcctcagttttcagctcccagtcctctagtctgagagagctggacttgagtaacaacaacctgcagaaTTCAGGAGTGAAGTTGTTGTCTGCcggactggagagtccaaactgcagactggaaactctcaggttaGTATTCAAATTATGACCCTATTATCTCATATTTACTTCATAtattcattttgtgttattcttacttttataattaaaaaaaaaaaacaaaacaaaaatgctccCTCTGTATATTTAATGGTGTAACTTATAGTataagtttatttgtataacacattccatacagtagttgtaactCCAGGTGCCATAAACATAAGAAAAACTTTAAGAATAAGAGACATACTCAGAATAGAGAAATACTcagaatacataaaaaaaaattaaaaatgatcatttttaaatattaaaaaaatatattatttagttttttgaataattaaaaaaatatttttaaaaaatgagacaagTGAACAAAGTGCAATAAGCATACATAGGTAGATGTTGGGGAGGTAGTTAATTGAAGGCCAGTCTGTATATTTTACTTGGCTTTTAGAAGCGCTCTCTGAGGTTGTTGCTTTAATTTCTGCTGGTAAATTGTTGCATAAGTTGGTGCATAAGCAGAAAAGGCTGCATCTCCAGTGTTTTTATGGGTGTGGTTCTGTGAGAGCGACAGTGGGGTATCAGAGAACCTCAGTGTTGAAACATGTGATTTTAGTAGCATCACAGTAAAAACAGGGGCTTAACCAATGCTTTGTAAACCATTAAAAGAATTCTGAATCTGGGAGCCAGTGTAGAGTAGCTAAAATCACTCTAATATGCTCACTGTTCCTGGTTCTGGTTAAGAGCCTGTTGGTTGAGTTCTGAATGTGAGTTGTTTACTGATATTTTGGATAGTCCATTAAAAATTGCATTGCAGTAGTCAAGTCGACTAACGATCAAGGCGTGAattagtttttctgcatcttttttgtTAAGAATGACTGGGCTCGATAGAATTTATGTGGGAGATAAAATTCAATTCAGAGTCTACAATCAGACCCAGACTAGTAATTTGTAACACTCAAGAACACACAACAGTTAAGTACTTCAGAATTTGTACCCCAGCTCTTTTAGAATCACTGTCCTTTATTGCTTGATTGTTTTTACCTCACTTGTAaatcactttggataaaagtgtctgtcaaatgacaaaatgtgaatGTCAAATGGACTGATTGAAATTCTTCTTCAGGCTGAGGGGCTGTAAGCTCTCAGCGAGAAGCTGTgaagctctgtcctcagttctcagctcccagtcctccagtctgagagagcttgatctAAGTAACAACAActtgcaggattcaggagtgaagctgctgtctgctggactggagagcCCACACTGCAGACTGGAAAGTCTCAGGTTAGCATTCAGCTGTTTGTAAAAGTTTACCCACcaagctttttctttctttatatattGGATCTGTGACTCGTCTTATTAAAATTCTTCTGCAGGCTGGGTCTCTGTAACCTCTCAGCTAGaaactgtgcagctctgtcctcagttctcagctcccagtcctctagtctgagaaAGCTGGATCTGAGTAATAACAgcctgcaggattcaggagtgaagctgctgtctgctggactgaagaGTCCACACTGCAGACTGGAAACTATCAGGTTAGGATTCAGGTGTCTGTTAAACTTTACCCACCAAGGTTTTACTTTCTTAATATATTGGATCTGTGGATTAACTTATTGAAATTCTTCTTCAGACTGAGTGACTGTAACCTCTCAGaaagaagctgtgcagctctaccctcagttctcagctcccagtcctctagtctgagagagctggaaTTGAGTAACAACAgcctgcaggattcaggagtgaagctgctgtctgctgggcTGGAGAGTTCACACTGCagactggaaactctcaggtcattTTATTactatgtatatatttatttattagttcaTTTGTCAGGGACGATGCAAAAACATTGTAACAGTTTAAATTAACATGATACAGGTGTATTGTATACAGGATTTCTAGCCAAGATTATTTTGCAACCCCTGCTCCTGGTTAGGCTTTTCTACTGAAGAATAGTCATAGCATATCAATACCAGAAGTACATTAGTTAAGTTGAGCTCATAATAAATAGTGACATTCTCAGTaacaacaatatttacatcatataatcatttacatgtgttgcgtatgtgtgcatgtgtatgttccCTAATTCATGGCAATATAAATGTATGTGCATATTGTTTATAGgtgtgtgtccatgtgcatgcatgcatgtagtctttgagtatgtatgtatgtttgtttgtctatgtgtgtctgttcctccatctttatttgtatttatcttattttattactttatttaacagggacagtgcatATTAATAACATGTAGCCAGAGTTAGCCAGAAAGGCTAATTTTTGTCTGTTGTCCCTGGGCAGGCAAAAAGTTGGAAGCACtaatattacaaataaaagcatTGAAAATACAATCAGCAATAAAAATATGCCAATACAAACAAGTCTGCACTGCAAGGAGACAAGAAAGACAGCTCTTGAGACACATAAAATCAACAATAGCATGAAAACAACCAACAAATAAGATGACATTCAACAAATAGCACAACAGCACATTCAACAAATAGCACGACAACACAATGTCAGGACTGGTGAAGTGTGAATGTTACATACAAAGcctaaaacaaaataaacaagagCATCTCTTACGTTAAGCATAATAATGACAAGtaagacaacaaacaacacaaaaaacatctcGCTATGCTAGTGCTCACAAGTTTGATTTCTAATGAACCAGGCTCTTAACGTTGTGGTAGATGAATGGTAGTTGGAACAGTTTCTTATGTGTTGCGGTAAGTTGTTCCAATCCTACGATGCTCTGACAGAAAAAGCAGATTGGCCAAAACTACTTTGTCTTCTTGGAATAAGACAGTCTCTTCTAGTTTTTGCTCTAGTTGAAAACAAGACACAGTCTACTGTATTTAACCATGTTTTCCCAGCTTAATAAGTTGTGCTTTTTCAAAATATTGCAATGATAGTATTTTTGTGGCTTCATGTCTagagtttttattgtttgtttgtacagaGATTCTATTGGCTTTAGTGTGGTTTTATTGACGTGTCCCCAACTTGTCAGACAGTAGGTGATGTGTGGGAAAATCATTGTTCATGAACATTTTAGCTGCATTAGTGGTCATGCAGCTCTTTGTGAATTTGAAATTGGCTAGATTGAATCTAACATTCCTTGCAACTCTTTTTACATGTGATGTGAAAGACAGATTAGAGTCAACAGTGATACCAAGGTATTTAAACTCAGACACAATCTGTAGTTTTTTTCCAGTGACTAGGATATCTGGATCCGGTGTTGAGGTTGATCTTTTTGTGAGGAACATGctgaatgtttttgtaataTTGAGCTGAAGGCAGGATTGAACTAGCCACGTGGTAACTTGTACCATAACAGCACTCAGTTTCGATAACTGTATCATCTGTATACATCTGGACATTAACGTCAGAGCAAACTGTTGGTATATCATCTATGTACAGGCTAAACAAGAGTGAGCCTAAAATGGACACCGGTAGAAGACTTCATAAAACCTGTATACTCTTACACATTGGGTTCTGTCTGCTAGATATGATTTCATAAAGTTGAGCGCATTATGGGAGAAATTGAACCTGGAGTGTTTCGCTATAAGGACGTTATGGTCAACGGTATCAAAGGCTCTCTTTTAGATCCAGAAATATAGCTCCAACAACACCACCTTCGTCTATCattgatttaatgttttctaCAAAATAACAGTTGGCTGTATCAGTGGAGTgttttgctctaaagccaaactGCATAGGATGTAGAGAGAAGGGGCTGTTGTTGAGATGGAAAATGAGCTATTCAGATACCCATTTCTCAGCAATCTAAGAGATGACACGCAATATACTGATTGGTCTATAATTACAGACAGCTTTATGATCACCAGCTTTAAAGATAGGTGTCACTATAGCTCTCCATACAGTTGGAAATAGCCCCTGGGaaattgataaattaattaCCTGGCAGATAGGAGGTGCTAATGGCTCTTTAACAGTTTTGAGCATTGAAGTGTCCATACCATATACATCTTTGGCTTGAGTCATCTTAAGTGAATCGATGATCTTAAGCACTTTGATTTCTGAAATTTCTTTAATATCAAAAAtcttttcactgacattttctGGAACAGGGGCAATAAAATAGTTGTTGAAGGTCTCAGCTAATCTGTCCATCTAGGTCCAGTTCTAAGTCCTTTGCTGACTTGTGGTCTTTCCCTGTAaattttttaatctgtctccaGATCAGTTTTGCATTGCCTCTTGCTTCACCAATAATGTTTATGAAGAAGTTAGCCTTGGCCTTTCTCAATTCCTTAATTACCTTGTTTCTTAACATGGTAAATTTATGTTTATCACGTTCTAGTTTAGATTTGAGAGCCCATTTTAATGCAAGGTCTCATTGTTTCATTTATCTCCATACATCTGAGTTCAACCAGTGCAAGctacttttctgtctttttttggtCTTGACTTCACTAGtaaattaatttattgtattCTTAATTGTAGTTAATAATACATTGCTATCTGCCTCTGCATCTACCCTAGACAATAGTTTATTCaagtctgttttctttagtgTAGTTTCAAAATTTTCCAGTTCACTTCTTGGAATTCTAAACTGTTCAGGTTGTTTGGGAGTagaaaaattaaattgtttCTTAGTCAAGTTCCTTGCCATAAGTGTCAAATTGTGATCAGGCAGACCAGTTACCATATTAAAAGTCTTAATTATTCTTTGAGGTTTATTACTGAAAATCAAGTCAATCTGAGTTTTTGAAGAATTAGTTATTCTAGTTGGACCTTTAACTAGCTGGGTTAAGTCTAGACTAGATGAGATCTGCTTTAAATTTTTCTTACTTGTTTTATCATCCCAGTTGAGTATCTGTACAGTTGTTCATAAAACATATAATTGGCAGAAGGAGGGCAATATATtacaaaaaggagcatttgaGATGACAAGATTACATTTAGTCCAATACATTCCAAATTGTTACAAGATGACCACTGTATTCACTCACATTGGAAAGTATCACTTGTATATATCATCACTCCACCGCCTTTTCCCTCAGTCCTATCTCTCCTAAAGATATTATAGCCAGGTACAGTCAATGCAGCAGATGGAGAGTTTGCATACAGTCAGGTCTCTGATAAGCATAAAAAGTCAAGATTTCAGTCTctgatcatgatgatgatgttgtatTTGACCAGTTTTTGAGAGGACACTACgtaattttaaattttaaattacCTCCTAATGGACCATTTGGCTTGCCTTTTGGATCCCAGATAACCCTGCCACGGTTAACTGTTGTGCATGTGTACTTTGCATGATCAATAATCAGTGATCAcaggtttggttttgttttagccagtgtttcaccttttcattaaacattttcagatcagtttgtgtttttatttcttttcgTAGGGCAGTCCAAAAATGTATCCCTTTTATTGAAAAAGATGACTAACTGAAAGTAGTTTTGCACTGTGCCACCCTGCAGTTGCAATTTGCTGATGTCCTGATGATCCATTATTTTCAGTGCTTGATTGTATAGTGGTGTAAAAGGTCTGACAGTTGACTGTGAAGCCTGGTTCCATACAGTAACACAGTagaataaatgtgaaaatatcatGGCATGCAACAGTTGAGCTGCCTTAAGGGGTATGTAATGTCTTATCATTCAAAAACAGTTGAGATTCGTCTTTACTGTTTTGCATagctttttaacatgtttatcaAATTTGAGTTGGAAGTCCAAAATCACACCTAAGAATTTAAAATCTCTGGCttcctttatttcttcttgATCTATTTTAGTTGTAAACTTAACTTTTGCTTTCCTTCTCATAGAAAGACACATCGACAGTGTTTTTAAGATGTATAGTATATAAAGTAATATTTTGGCTTCCCTCTAGTCTACAGGAAAAGagtttgatgctaaaaagatttTGTGTACTGTTTGAGCTGAAGTGTTGTAATGTCAGGTACACAGTAAGTCAAACTTCTTTTACACCAACATCAGTCAGGatatgtttctgtcatttaatcTTTGATGAAGACTCAATCTGCTTAAagtcatgaaaatctagtataATGGaaagaataacagaaaatacacaacACAGAATTACTGTCATGTCCTCTACATACAGGTAAACATACAAAGCAGATCTTCTGCTCAGGAATTGAATGATTTTCTACAAATTAAATGCttaaacactgaatgaaatgaatatgATGGAAGATGCTAAGTTGGCTAATTAAATTGTTGTAATCACAGTTATCATTggaatgaaaaatgtgaactaacataaaacatcagtaaattTTTATGAAACCTTCTTACTATCTTAAGATATGCTGTCGAAcaatatttaactttaaatgcatttcttctgtcaaagtaaaaacagaatgtCATTGGACATTCTGTGCCCCCTTCTGTATGTTGGTGCATAACACCAACatacagacaacaacaacattctGTATGTTGGTGCATAACACCAACATACAGAAGGGGGCGCCCAGTgtgacacacacaacaaacataaaggCCTGAAGGACACAATACTGTTTATTGAGTTGAGTtgaatttttttaaagctcATTAAAGCAACTGTTATGTGTGTTCAGTCTGTCAGAATgcctgatcacagaggaaggctgtgcttctctggcctcagctttgagctccaacccctcccatctgagagaacTGGacctgagctacaatcatccaggagactTAGGGGAGAAGCTGCTATCTGCTGGACTGGaagatccacactggagactggacactctcaggtatggacagacaggtggacactctcaggtatggacagatGAACAGACACTCTGACTAACTGAGGAAATCTGGTTCATATTTAATGGTGGATGAGTGAAGGTGTATGAAATTGATTGTGACTTTGCTTCTTCCTCCAGGGTGGACCATGGTGGACTGCAGAGACTGAAACCTGGTGTGAggaagtgtgagtgtgtttttagtTTGATTCATTAGAATTTTGagaaaaactagatgaaatatgtaaaagaagtgaaaaaagttcaaaatgatggaaaatctgttttttcataAATGGGCATGgcttaaactgacatttatcTTGAACCAATGACTACATTTGCAGACACACTAATATTTCACTATTATTCAAAATATGACGACATTTGAAAAGACCCAATTTGATAtgggtcatgtaaacagcatattcagTGTGGATAGGCCTTATTCTGAATGTAGCATTTTCTGATTAAGATGTGGGATATGCTGATATTATTCAGGTTTTAGGAGCTTActttggacatgtatacagcaCATTTGGAATATACGTCTCTCAATTGGGGTTTTTACAGTCATCTCTGCTTCGCTGTTGCGTccatcagcaggtctcaacgaggggagtcatATTCACCTGCTATATGAggcacatttcctaatttggacatcactcccggagttgggggtgttccccagaaataaagctgagctactgacataCGTGAAGtactcccaagggactctccattacctgttgttcccctcctcttttccacaaagttagtttgtgaaaaataggcaataaatgaaaggtgcaaagcaataatcgcctttgaagttcttccctacatgctatacagtgt includes these proteins:
- the LOC122986850 gene encoding NACHT, LRR and PYD domains-containing protein 12-like; this translates as MDQCEDREEGVPPSKSSLCGEHDSQTKAQRMQQQRTDSPEPSCVSMKSDRSMGHPVNFKVGQPADGRVQQQSSEVPSDEQQYQTHMDSIFMLLEENIITFVKNELKRFQRGLSPDYPGCLESQSEDEEVLDGEEEEQSRSRREAFLKITLHFLRRMKQEELADHLQSKTVAAECRRKLKSNLQKKFQCVFEGIAKAGNPTLLNQIYTELYITEGGTEEVNDEHEVRQIETASRKPDRPETTIRQEDIFKASPGRDEPVRTVMTKGVAGIGKTVLTQKFTLDWAEDKANQDIQFTFPFTFRELNVLKEKKYSLVELVHHFFTETKKAGICRFEEFQVVFIFDGLDECRLPLDFHNNEILTDVTESTSVDVLLTNLIRGKLLPSARLWITTRPAAASQIPPECIGMVTEVRGFSDPQKQEYFRKRFRDEEQASTIISHIKTSRSLHIMCHIPVFCWITATVLEDVLKSREGGQLPKTLTEMYIHFLVVQSKLKNAKYDGGAETDQHWNPESRKMIESLGKLAFEQLQKGNLIFYESDLTACGIDIRAASVYSGVFTQIFKEERGLYQDKVFCFIHLSVQEFLAALHVHLSFIKSGVNLLAEKQTSWWSEVLKSTCFYQSAVDEALKSPNGHLDLFLRFLLGLSLQTNQTLLEGLLKDTKNSSQTTQVTIEYIKEKISENLSTERGINLFHCLNELNDHSLVEEIQQYLSSGRLSTDKLSPAQWSALVFILLSSEKDLHMFDLKKYSASEEALLRLLPVVKASKKAMLSGCNLSERSCAALSSVFSSQSSSLRELDLSNNNLQNSGVKLLSAGLESPNCRLETLRLRGCKLSARSCEALSSVLSSQSSSLRELDLSNNNLQDSGVKLLSAGLESPHCRLESLRLGLCNLSARNCAALSSVLSSQSSSLRKLDLSNNSLQDSGVKLLSAGLKSPHCRLETIRLSDCNLSERSCAALPSVLSSQSSSLRELELSNNSLQDSGVKLLSAGLESSHCRLETLSLSECLITEEGCASLASALSSNPSHLRELDLSYNHPGDLGEKLLSAGLEDPHWRLDTLRVDHGGLQRLKPGVRKYACELELDTNTTNRKLKLSDNNRKVTHVEEDQSYPDHPDRFNEWPQLLCRNVVTGRCYWEVEWRGEVGISVTYSGIRRKGVTYDCRFGWNDQSWSLICSDDGYSVCHNKGTTPIFSSSSSVSNRVAVYVDCPAGTLSFYRVSSDTLIHLHTLNTTFSQPLYPGFAVWSGSVSLCCL